The Pedobacter ginsengisoli region CTCAATTTTTTCAGGGTTTAGTGTTTTAAGCTTGGTGTCAAGAACACATAGTGCACCTATATTTAAACCCTGCTGATTCTTAAGGGGCACCCCAAAATAATATCGAAGAGAAAAAGGATCATCTACGTAATAATTTTTATTAAACCTCTCATCTCTGGAAAGGTCAGCCACTTCAAACTGCTCATCGCTCATTATAGTATGCTGGCAAACAGATTCCTCTCTTGTCATCTGGTTCAGGTCAATTCCATGTTTTCCTACAGTCCACTGCGTATAGGAATCGATGAGGTTTATCAGCGAGATTTCCGTGTCTGCAACTTTGGCTGCTAGCTGTGTTAGGTCTTTAAAGTTTTCAGAGATGCTGCTATAATCAATATCAAGTTCAGCTAAATGAACTAGCCTGTCCATTTCGTTTTCAGGTACGGGATAATTATTTTGTGGCATAGATTATTGATAATTATAGAGATTAACTTATACAACTAATACACAAGCATAACCAACAATGTGCCAGAGTTTGGAAATCTTGTAGTATCTTACTATATACTATTTATAACCTTTACGAAAATCAAAATCCACTACCAAAGGCTGGTTAAAATTCTCACAAGTAATACACACATTACACACTTAATGTGAAAAATTGCTCACTTTGCCACAATAAATGGGTGTTTTGCATCGAAAATGTGTAGTGCTGAAATTTGTTACTGTTATTAACTTAGGGTATATCAAGAGGCTTATGTTATTTAATTCTTTCACTTTCGCGATTTTCCTGCCCATTGTTTTCTTTTTATATTGGTTTGTTACAAAGGGAAACTTAAGATTTCAGAACATATTACTATTGGTATCAAGCTATTTTTTTTATGCTTGTTGGGATTATCGGTTCCTGTTTCTACTGATCTTCTCAACATTATTGGATTTTTTTAGTGGAATCAAAATTGAAGAAGCAAGAACTAATAGAGCAAAAACGTTTTGGTTGTGGCTAAGCATAGGAATTAATGTAGGTTTTCTGGGTGTATTTAAATACTTTAATTTTTTTGCAGGATCTTTTGCCGAAATGATAGGAGGCTTTGGTTTTAAAGTGGATTTATGGACTTTAAAAATAATCCTTCCCGTTGGTATTTCTTTTTATACTTTTCACGGATTGTCGTATGTAATAGACATTTACAAAAACAGGATTAAATCAGAGCGCGACTTTATCAATTATTCCGTTTTTGTAAGCTTCTTTCCTTTACTGGTTGCTGGCCCAATAGAAAGAGCAACTCACCTCTTGCCTCAAATCATTAAAGAAAGAACTTTTAATTATACCCGGGCAATAGATGGATTGAGGCAAATTTTGTGGGGTTTATTCAAAAAGATAGTTATCGCTGATAGTTGTGCTGATGTAGTTAATCAGATTTTTAACAATTCATCTGAACAGTCTGGAAGCACCCTTGCTTTAGGAGCTGTTCTCTTTGCCTTTCAAATCTATGGCGATTTCTCTGGATATTCTGATATTGCTTTGGGTACGGCCAGGCTTTTTGGGATAGAATTACTCAGAAATTTTGCCTTTCCATATTTCTCCAGAGATATAGCCGAATTTTGGCGGAGATGGCATATTTCACTTTCCTCCTGGTTTAAAGATTATTTGTATATCCCTTTAGGTGGCAGCAGGGGTAGTACATGGAAAAAGATAAGAAATATACTTATTGTATTTGTTGTAAGTGGTTTTTGGCATGGTGCGAACTGGACATTTATTATATGGGGGTTATTGAATGCACTATATATTTTACCCTCAGTTTTAATAAAAACCAACAGGGTAAATCTTGATGTAGTTGCAAAAGGAAGGCTTTTGCCAACAATTAAGGAGCTTGGCTTAATAGGTGTTACTTTTGGGCTTACTGTTATTGCGTGGATATTCTTCAGATCAACAAGCGTGGGCGCTGCTTTTGATTATTTGTTAAGAATGTTTTCGAAATCTTTGTTTACAGTACCATCAGAAATACCTTATGTAACATTATTTTTAATTGCAGCATTTATAATTATTGAATGGCTTGGCAGGGAAGATCAATATGCATTACAGAAATTCGGATTTAAATGGGCCAGGCCTGTCAGGTGGTCTTTCTATTTTGTAAATGTATGGCTGATCTTGTTTTTCAGTGGAAATCAACACGAATTCATTTATTTTCAGTTTTAAACTATGCAAAGATTTCTCTCTCAGACCTTTATTTTTGTTATGGCAACAGTATTTATACTAGCTGGATCAACCTATATTACCACATTTCTTATTCAAAAAAGAAATAAAGAGATCCATTCCCTGCCACCACATAAAAATTATATTATTATTGGCAATTCAAGGCCTTCTCTTGATTTTAACGATAGTTTAATTCGTAGTGCTTATAACTTTTCGAGCTTTGCTGAATCCTATTTTTATACCTACCTTAAAGCAGAACAACTTATAAAAGCCAACAAAAATCTTAAAGGTGTATTTTTAGAATATAACATAGAAGATATAGGACATAAAAGGGATAACTGGACTTGGGGGAAAGATCTGATGCAGAGTAATTATATCAAATATTCGTACGCGATGCGAACTTACAATAATGAAGTTTTGTTGAAGAAAAACCCTGGCGACCTGCTTGCAATATGTTTTGGCCGAGCCTTTTTAAGACAATTAAAGAATTTAACGGTTTTGGATAGCACGGCACTTAGGAAATTTTATGGTGGTTATTTTTTTGATGGCAGTAGTATTATGGACAGTACATCAAAAAAGATTTATGTAAATCAAAAGTTTCACCTTAAAAATGTTTCGTCATTTCATAAAGAGCAGTTATTAAGGTTGTTAGATTTATTCAGAGATAACAATATAAAAGTGTATTTGATAAGAAGTCCACTTCATTTTACTAACGGGGTACAGTTTAACCGCGAAACGTTAATTGGATATCTTGGCGAAAAAAATAAAGATTTAGATTATCTTGACTTTAATGATTATCCGGCTAAGTTAGATGAGTTTAGAGATCCCTGGCATTTAAATAGCAAAGGAGCGAGGAAATTTTCAATCTTTTTCAATCAGTTATTAGAGGATGGCCTGCTTCTTAAAGAGAATAAAGAGCAGGTAGTTCGAGATGCGCTTGCAGCCTTAAAAGCGCAATAGCTTTCGGTAGTATGCAGTTTCCAGACTCCACTTATACGAAGATAGAGTGGCCAATGCTAGTAACAATCTACATTCTAAACTTGGATAAGTTCAGTTGTTTTCTAAGCCTGGTATATATTTCCTGGTTTGATTCTTCTTTAGACGAGTAGTATATTTTTTTGTTATCCTTAGTAATAATTAATATGTAAGAATTATTTTTTGAGTTAATCAGTAATGTTACCTTTTCGCCATCTTTTGTTTTAAATGAACCTTTTTTTGTAGTCTCAACTGCGAAACCATTTATTTTAGAGGTAATCTTCGGTAATTCACTTATTAAGTGAATTGACTTTATATCAGCTAAGTTTATTTTGGTTCCATAATCTCCATTTATTTCTAAAGTCTCATTTTTGATTTCAATTTTATTATCCTTTAAGCTATAAGTGAACATAAAAATGATGAATAGGAGTATAATAAAAAGAACTCCCATAACAACATATGATGCCATCTGTTGCTTTTTGTTGCCATCTTTTAGAAATTGACTTCCTTTCCAAATAAAATAAATATAGGCAGCAATAGGGTAGGCCACTATAAAAAGACCAGCCCAATCTGAACTCACAAAGTAAAAAAGAACCAGAGAGATAATGAGCATCGAAATTCCAAGAACTATGTGGAAGTTTCTGAAATAAGGGACGTATAATTTAATGTTGAATTTTTGTCTATCTTCTTCAGCCATTGTATTATAGCCAGAAAGTATGTACTGAGCATTATTCTCAGTAACTATAAATCCTATTCCAAAAAAGATTAAGCTTAAAATCAGTATAACTATCAGCATCAGCAAAAAAACGTTTAATAATCATTGTATCTTGAATTACTAATTTCTTATTTGATTTATCTAAATCAAAATATATTTATCATTTTTTCTTATATTTAATAGCTGTTTCTGTTCAATAAAACCTGTTTTGCTTATGAAACTTATCTTGCATCTTCTGGTTTTTCTTTCTCTTTTATCATGTAATAACAATAACTCGTCAAAACAAAAAGAATCGTCTGCAAATAAAGCGCAGGTGGCCGTTTGCTATAGCCCTGCTACTGATGATAAAGAATGGTATAGTTCTGGTCGTAAGGCTCCAATGTTTAAAGGGCTTGGGGGAATTGATTTTAAAATTTCGACAAAGAACAAGAAAGTACAGGACTATTTTAATCATGGAATGATGTTAGCCTATGGGTTTAATCATGCAGAAGCTGCAAGGTCATTCTATGAAGCTATAAGGTTAGATTCTACATGTGCAATGGCTTATTGGGGGTTTGCCTATGTGTTGGGGCCAAATTATAATGCAGGTATGGAAGAAGATAATTTTCAACGGGCTTACGATGCTGTGCTTAAGGCGCAACAATTTACCGGTAAATGTACACCCAAAGAAAAAGCGTTGATAGCAGCAATAACTACCCGCTATGCAAAACAACCACCTGCCGATCGGAAACCGCTTGATATTGCCT contains the following coding sequences:
- a CDS encoding MBOAT family O-acyltransferase, encoding MDFFSGIKIEEARTNRAKTFWLWLSIGINVGFLGVFKYFNFFAGSFAEMIGGFGFKVDLWTLKIILPVGISFYTFHGLSYVIDIYKNRIKSERDFINYSVFVSFFPLLVAGPIERATHLLPQIIKERTFNYTRAIDGLRQILWGLFKKIVIADSCADVVNQIFNNSSEQSGSTLALGAVLFAFQIYGDFSGYSDIALGTARLFGIELLRNFAFPYFSRDIAEFWRRWHISLSSWFKDYLYIPLGGSRGSTWKKIRNILIVFVVSGFWHGANWTFIIWGLLNALYILPSVLIKTNRVNLDVVAKGRLLPTIKELGLIGVTFGLTVIAWIFFRSTSVGAAFDYLLRMFSKSLFTVPSEIPYVTLFLIAAFIIIEWLGREDQYALQKFGFKWARPVRWSFYFVNVWLILFFSGNQHEFIYFQF
- a CDS encoding DUF3784 domain-containing protein produces the protein MLIVILILSLIFFGIGFIVTENNAQYILSGYNTMAEEDRQKFNIKLYVPYFRNFHIVLGISMLIISLVLFYFVSSDWAGLFIVAYPIAAYIYFIWKGSQFLKDGNKKQQMASYVVMGVLFIILLFIIFMFTYSLKDNKIEIKNETLEINGDYGTKINLADIKSIHLISELPKITSKINGFAVETTKKGSFKTKDGEKVTLLINSKNNSYILIITKDNKKIYYSSKEESNQEIYTRLRKQLNLSKFRM